One window of Candidatus Eisenbacteria bacterium genomic DNA carries:
- a CDS encoding energy transducer TonB, with protein MRGSVFGSGLVHVLIVAALFLVRRPVSLVVPGPDVIQVALVDPSAPITPPPPPEPLAPEPEPVAPVEDEGVKIETPKPSKPPKPQPSPPPRTKQNAAATLPSAQVGAAGLKGDVNVDTGDFEFTYYLVLIRNRIASNWTPPAGISTGGNEVRTVVYFRIGRGGDLSDIRIESASGVEFFDHSALRAVTISDPMPPLPLGFAGGQLGVHFGFEWEAP; from the coding sequence TTGCGCGGCTCGGTCTTCGGCTCCGGCTTGGTGCACGTCCTCATCGTTGCTGCCCTGTTCCTGGTGCGGCGTCCGGTGAGCCTCGTGGTGCCCGGTCCCGACGTGATCCAGGTCGCCCTGGTCGATCCGTCCGCCCCCATCACGCCGCCGCCGCCTCCCGAGCCGCTCGCTCCCGAGCCCGAGCCCGTCGCTCCGGTGGAGGACGAAGGAGTCAAGATCGAGACTCCCAAGCCTTCGAAGCCGCCCAAGCCTCAGCCGTCCCCGCCGCCACGCACGAAGCAGAACGCGGCAGCCACGCTGCCATCGGCGCAGGTCGGTGCGGCGGGTCTCAAGGGAGACGTCAACGTCGACACCGGCGACTTCGAGTTCACCTACTACCTGGTCCTGATCCGGAACCGGATCGCCAGCAACTGGACGCCGCCGGCCGGCATCTCCACCGGAGGGAATGAGGTGCGGACGGTGGTGTATTTCCGTATTGGCCGCGGAGGTGACCTCTCGGACATCCGCATCGAGAGCGCGAGCGGCGTGGAGTTCTTCGATCACTCCGCGCTGCGAGCGGTCACCATCAGCGACCCCATGCCGCCGCTGCCGCTGGGATTCGCGGGCGGACAGCTGGGCGTGCATTTCGGATTCGAATGGGAGGCGCCATGA
- a CDS encoding MBL fold metallo-hydrolase translates to MGLESRSFVLGPFGTNAYLVTCEDTRETAVIDVGFEPEVVLDVVRREGLKVRYLLNTHAHYDHVAMMAEVQRQVGGTYWLHPDDRFLLKGLAQQGAAFGLPPQRPPEDIHDLLDGQEMELGKQKIGVIHTPGHSPGSVTFRWNQWLWVGDVLFAGSIGRTDLPGGSLDQLTTSIRHRLFPLGDDLRVLPGHGPETTLGIERRMNPFVGDGVGLA, encoded by the coding sequence ATGGGCCTCGAATCCCGGAGCTTCGTCCTCGGTCCCTTCGGGACCAACGCGTACCTGGTGACGTGCGAGGACACGCGAGAGACCGCGGTGATCGATGTGGGCTTCGAGCCCGAGGTGGTGCTGGACGTGGTGCGCCGCGAGGGGCTGAAGGTGCGCTACCTGCTCAATACCCACGCCCATTACGACCACGTGGCGATGATGGCCGAGGTGCAGCGGCAGGTCGGGGGCACGTACTGGCTCCATCCCGACGACCGCTTCTTGCTGAAGGGTCTCGCCCAGCAAGGCGCCGCCTTCGGTCTTCCCCCGCAACGCCCGCCCGAGGACATCCACGACCTGCTCGACGGCCAGGAGATGGAGCTCGGAAAGCAGAAGATCGGCGTCATCCACACGCCGGGGCATTCTCCGGGCAGCGTGACGTTTCGCTGGAATCAGTGGCTGTGGGTGGGCGACGTGCTCTTCGCCGGCTCGATCGGTCGCACCGATCTGCCGGGCGGGTCGCTGGACCAGCTGACGACGTCGATACGCCATCGCCTGTTCCCGCTCGGCGACGATCTGCGCGTGTTGCCCGGCCACGGGCCCGAGACCACCCTCGGCATCGAGCGACGCATGAATCCTTTCGTCGGCGACGGCGTGGGCCTGGCATGA
- a CDS encoding FAD-binding oxidoreductase: protein MTDGHRERAPVVIVGAGCIGASIAYHLGGRGVKGVVVLEREPFAGAGSTGKAAGGIRAQFSTKISVQVSQLAIAHYERFADELGTDPVFFQVGYLFLLADPTRWQAFKAQAEMQRGLGLPVETLTPEEARKLVPEIVVEDLLGATFCAKDGLGNPHEVTQSYVARARERGARFDFERAATGLRMEGDAVVGVETSRGPIDAPLVINAAGPHAAEVAAWAGVDLPVQPFRRHCFTTKPLPFVHDRMPMIVDMSSGVYMHRESGGMLLGLAKVDEPPGFDTSVEWDFVERVVEPAMRRLPALGEAEIANGWAGLYETTPDHNAVLGPPAGVRGLMLANGFSGHGFMQAPAVGQLIAEWVVDGRPSLDLHPLRLERFAEREAMVEANVI from the coding sequence ATGACGGACGGGCATCGCGAGCGCGCGCCGGTGGTGATCGTGGGAGCCGGGTGCATCGGCGCCTCGATCGCGTATCACCTCGGCGGGCGTGGCGTGAAGGGTGTGGTCGTGCTCGAGCGCGAGCCCTTCGCCGGCGCCGGCTCCACCGGCAAGGCCGCTGGCGGCATTCGCGCCCAGTTCTCCACGAAGATCAGCGTTCAGGTCTCCCAGCTCGCCATCGCCCATTACGAGCGATTCGCCGACGAGCTCGGCACCGATCCCGTCTTCTTTCAGGTCGGATATCTCTTCCTGCTCGCCGATCCCACGCGCTGGCAGGCGTTCAAAGCCCAGGCGGAGATGCAGCGCGGGCTCGGCCTTCCCGTCGAGACGCTCACGCCCGAGGAAGCCAGGAAGCTCGTGCCCGAGATCGTGGTGGAGGACCTTCTCGGCGCGACATTCTGCGCCAAGGACGGGCTCGGCAACCCTCACGAGGTGACGCAGTCGTATGTCGCGCGCGCGCGCGAGCGCGGGGCGCGCTTCGACTTCGAGCGCGCCGCCACCGGCCTGCGCATGGAAGGCGACGCCGTGGTCGGTGTCGAGACCAGCCGTGGGCCCATCGATGCCCCGCTCGTCATCAACGCGGCCGGTCCTCACGCGGCGGAGGTCGCGGCATGGGCGGGCGTCGACCTGCCCGTGCAGCCGTTCCGCCGTCATTGCTTCACCACCAAGCCGCTTCCGTTCGTCCATGATCGGATGCCGATGATCGTCGACATGTCTTCGGGCGTGTACATGCACCGGGAGAGCGGCGGCATGCTGCTCGGCCTCGCGAAGGTGGACGAGCCTCCCGGGTTCGATACCAGCGTCGAATGGGATTTCGTGGAGCGCGTGGTGGAGCCGGCGATGCGCCGGCTTCCCGCGCTCGGGGAGGCGGAGATCGCGAACGGCTGGGCGGGCCTGTACGAGACCACGCCCGACCACAATGCCGTGCTCGGACCTCCGGCGGGCGTGCGCGGGCTGATGCTGGCCAATGGATTCAGCGGCCACGGCTTCATGCAGGCGCCCGCGGTCGGCCAGCTCATCGCCGAATGGGTGGTGGACGGCCGTCCCAGCCTGGATCTCCATCCGTTGCGGCTCGAGCGCTTCGCCGAGCGCGAGGCGATGGTCGAAGCCAACGTGATCTGA
- the ybgF gene encoding tol-pal system protein YbgF, which yields MAGARTEVQGGSRRRVLALAVMGWLGSGLLVPGCYAPQISLLRSGLDSLRAVVDTMTVRDSVTLAVLQATRRDIAEQKDIVLSTRASSGTTTQELFEQMTRLEGKLDEAMGRFDRASQRSSSPATPVGGEMNQMYDQASLDLTQGRYRLALQEFRDFLKRYPSNELADNAQYGIGECFFAQSVFDSAEVEYARVEAAFPKGDKVPAALYKLALSQERLKKTSAAKKTLEDLVKRYPNSGEAQLARERLGGAQRR from the coding sequence ATGGCTGGCGCTCGCACCGAAGTCCAGGGAGGCTCTCGGCGCCGGGTGCTGGCGCTCGCGGTCATGGGCTGGCTGGGCTCGGGGTTGCTGGTCCCGGGATGCTACGCGCCGCAGATCAGTCTGCTGCGCTCGGGGCTCGACAGCCTGCGGGCGGTGGTCGACACCATGACGGTTCGGGATTCGGTCACGCTCGCGGTGCTGCAGGCAACGCGGCGTGACATCGCGGAGCAGAAGGACATCGTGCTGAGCACCCGCGCGTCCAGCGGCACGACCACGCAGGAGCTGTTCGAGCAGATGACCCGCCTCGAGGGGAAGCTCGACGAAGCCATGGGTCGCTTCGACCGGGCTTCGCAGCGGTCCTCGTCGCCGGCGACGCCGGTGGGCGGCGAGATGAACCAGATGTACGACCAGGCGTCGCTGGACCTCACGCAGGGCCGGTACCGGCTGGCGCTCCAGGAATTTCGCGACTTCCTCAAGCGCTATCCATCCAACGAGCTGGCGGACAACGCGCAGTATGGCATCGGGGAATGTTTCTTCGCGCAATCGGTGTTCGACAGCGCCGAGGTGGAATATGCCAGGGTGGAGGCGGCTTTCCCCAAGGGCGACAAGGTGCCGGCGGCTCTGTACAAGCTGGCGCTGAGCCAAGAGAGACTCAAGAAGACGTCGGCTGCCAAGAAGACGCTCGAGGATCTCGTCAAGCGCTATCCCAATTCCGGGGAAGCGCAGCTGGCCCGTGAGCGTCTGGGCGGCGCGCAACGCCGTTAG
- a CDS encoding gamma carbonic anhydrase family protein, with product MNEPARTATIHPTVFIAPGAVVLGDVTLKARSSVWFNTVIRGDSDAVIVGEDTNLQDNSVVHEDEGFPTLIGDRVTVGHRAIIHGCVIEDDCLIGMGSVVLSGARIGKGSLVGASSLVREHQVIPPGSLVVGSPARVLGPTTDQHRAAIRNGSSHYADLARFYMMRGLARGADARGEVTAGALPMSACEWRNLIERMEQEPSAWAGASSDASRLRESSRSMAARDTARLALIEVLVRGTNPPVIDATEPRTTDSTSSAEQANEVWRAARRSLVARLQPLGRSEWIRAIGHPTRGARTLGDWVREWVDQDLERRAALEVAEGSRS from the coding sequence ATGAACGAGCCGGCCCGCACCGCGACGATCCATCCCACCGTGTTCATCGCTCCCGGCGCGGTCGTGCTCGGGGACGTGACCCTCAAGGCGCGCTCGAGTGTCTGGTTCAACACCGTGATCCGCGGGGATTCCGACGCGGTGATCGTGGGAGAGGACACCAATCTCCAGGACAACTCCGTGGTCCACGAGGACGAAGGCTTTCCCACGCTCATTGGCGACCGGGTCACGGTGGGGCACCGCGCGATCATTCACGGCTGCGTGATCGAGGACGACTGCCTGATCGGCATGGGCTCGGTGGTGCTCTCCGGGGCGCGCATCGGAAAGGGGTCTCTGGTCGGGGCGTCGTCGCTGGTGCGGGAGCATCAGGTCATTCCACCCGGCAGCCTGGTGGTCGGTTCACCGGCGCGCGTCCTCGGCCCGACCACCGACCAGCACCGGGCCGCCATCCGCAACGGGTCTTCTCACTACGCCGACCTGGCGCGCTTCTACATGATGCGCGGCCTGGCGCGTGGCGCCGACGCACGGGGCGAGGTGACGGCGGGCGCTCTGCCGATGAGCGCGTGCGAGTGGCGCAACCTGATCGAGCGAATGGAGCAGGAGCCTTCCGCATGGGCGGGGGCATCCAGCGATGCGTCACGACTCCGCGAGTCATCGCGTTCGATGGCCGCTCGCGACACGGCCCGTCTGGCGCTGATCGAAGTGCTGGTCCGTGGGACGAATCCCCCGGTCATCGACGCCACGGAACCGCGAACGACCGATTCGACCTCGTCGGCGGAGCAGGCCAACGAGGTTTGGCGGGCCGCCCGGCGCTCGCTGGTGGCGCGGCTCCAGCCGCTCGGTCGGAGCGAGTGGATCCGGGCGATCGGGCATCCGACGCGCGGGGCGCGCACGCTCGGCGACTGGGTGCGGGAATGGGTGGACCAAGATCTCGAGCGGCGAGCCGCGCTCGAGGTCGCAGAGGGCTCTCGCTCATGA
- the pal gene encoding peptidoglycan-associated lipoprotein Pal, with amino-acid sequence MTSKNLWTRAWIVPLMLILASVGCAKKTPAPSPAPPVTQAPEPTPPPPAPAPTETAPTQTLIGSGDFQPAFFDLDSYTLREDARAALDRNAKLLRDNPTVNVTIEGHCDERGTVEYNQSLGERRAQAARDYLVAAGIADSRLQVVSYGKDRPFATGHDEASWQQNRRAHFTVR; translated from the coding sequence ATGACGTCGAAGAACCTGTGGACGCGTGCGTGGATCGTGCCGCTGATGCTCATTCTGGCGTCGGTCGGCTGTGCGAAGAAGACGCCGGCCCCTTCGCCGGCTCCACCCGTGACGCAGGCGCCCGAGCCGACGCCGCCGCCGCCGGCGCCCGCGCCGACGGAGACCGCGCCGACTCAGACCCTGATCGGCTCCGGCGACTTCCAGCCGGCATTCTTCGACCTCGACTCGTATACGTTGCGCGAGGACGCGCGCGCCGCGCTGGACCGCAACGCCAAGCTGCTGCGGGACAACCCCACGGTCAACGTCACGATCGAGGGTCACTGCGACGAGCGCGGCACGGTCGAGTACAACCAGTCGCTGGGTGAGAGGCGAGCCCAAGCGGCGCGCGATTACCTGGTCGCGGCCGGGATCGCCGATTCGCGGCTGCAGGTCGTGTCGTACGGCAAGGACCGTCCGTTCGCCACCGGGCACGACGAGGCGAGCTGGCAGCAGAACCGCCGGGCTCACTTCACCGTCCGCTGA
- a CDS encoding Tol-Pal system beta propeller repeat protein TolB, with protein sequence MKRIVITLAALISLVPAARAQAPTDVHIDLSKSGSRIRIHCEPLAASGGSNARSWGLQADEVLSNDLDWSAVFDVSRSWVAGQSVDGAQAIVGGKLTVQGDDLRLEGQVRDVPGGRPIMAREYRGKLKDWRDVVHRFSDDIVLQFSGEPGVARTKIAFSAHNGRTKELYIMDWDGANRRALTQDGSIAMSPAFSPDGSLILFTSYRGGSGPRVFVVKHEGGKPFLVSGRPGINTSASYGPDGREIVCTLSMDGNSEVYMLDAKGGNPRRLTRQRSIDTSPTWSPTGREVAFTSDRAGAPQVYVMDREGGNARRLTYEVGYTDSPAWSPKGDRIAFVARTGNGFDIYVCRADGSDTRLVVSGGSNENPRWSPDGRHLVFSSDRGSGVGLYVTDLDGRPPRRLETGGFSASSPAWSPRPGESGRLLNSNPTNSALGGRP encoded by the coding sequence ATGAAGCGCATCGTCATCACTCTGGCCGCGCTCATCAGCCTCGTGCCTGCGGCCCGCGCTCAGGCGCCGACCGATGTTCACATCGATCTCAGCAAGTCCGGCTCCCGCATCCGCATTCATTGCGAGCCCCTGGCCGCTTCGGGCGGAAGCAACGCGCGATCCTGGGGTCTGCAAGCCGACGAGGTGCTCTCGAACGACCTCGACTGGTCCGCCGTCTTCGACGTCAGCCGTTCCTGGGTGGCTGGGCAGAGCGTCGACGGCGCTCAGGCGATCGTGGGCGGCAAGCTCACGGTTCAGGGAGACGACCTGCGGCTCGAGGGCCAGGTGCGGGACGTGCCCGGCGGAAGACCCATCATGGCGCGGGAGTACCGAGGCAAACTCAAAGACTGGCGCGACGTCGTGCATCGTTTCTCGGACGACATCGTCCTCCAGTTCTCCGGCGAGCCCGGCGTGGCGCGCACCAAGATCGCCTTCAGCGCCCACAACGGGCGCACGAAGGAGCTGTACATCATGGACTGGGACGGCGCGAATCGCCGGGCGCTCACTCAGGACGGAAGCATCGCGATGTCGCCCGCGTTCTCTCCGGACGGTTCGCTGATCCTGTTCACGTCGTACCGGGGCGGGTCGGGCCCGCGCGTGTTCGTCGTGAAGCACGAGGGCGGAAAGCCGTTCCTGGTCTCCGGGCGCCCGGGCATCAACACCAGCGCTTCCTACGGACCCGATGGTCGCGAGATCGTCTGCACGCTCAGCATGGACGGCAACTCCGAGGTGTACATGCTGGACGCCAAGGGGGGGAACCCGCGCCGGCTCACCCGACAGCGCTCCATCGACACCTCGCCGACGTGGTCGCCGACCGGCCGCGAGGTCGCCTTCACCTCCGATCGAGCCGGAGCCCCTCAGGTCTACGTGATGGACCGCGAAGGAGGGAACGCCCGGCGCCTCACCTACGAAGTGGGCTACACCGATTCCCCGGCATGGTCCCCGAAGGGAGATCGCATCGCCTTCGTCGCTCGGACCGGAAACGGGTTCGACATCTATGTGTGCCGCGCCGACGGCTCCGACACTCGTCTGGTCGTGAGCGGAGGCAGCAACGAGAACCCGCGCTGGTCTCCGGACGGCCGGCACCTCGTGTTCTCGTCCGACCGCGGCAGCGGTGTGGGCCTCTACGTCACCGATCTCGATGGCCGGCCGCCGCGGCGCCTCGAGACCGGTGGATTCTCCGCCAGTTCTCCCGCCTGGTCTCCTCGACCCGGGGAGTCCGGCCGTCTTCTCAATTCGAACCCGACCAACTCAGCCCTCGGAGGTAGACCATGA
- a CDS encoding biopolymer transporter ExbD, which produces MIIGGDRRPMAEINVTPLVDVVLVLLIIFMVTAPFLQGGLEVNLPKVASRGLDVREGLIVSVRADRRIAVGNQVIANADFERALERAGASDRPVFLKADQGVPYGVVVDLIARLRRTGVASLGLVTEAPPPPRRR; this is translated from the coding sequence ATGATCATCGGGGGCGACCGCAGACCCATGGCGGAGATCAACGTCACGCCACTCGTGGACGTGGTGCTCGTGCTGCTCATCATCTTCATGGTGACGGCGCCCTTCCTCCAGGGAGGTCTCGAGGTCAACCTCCCGAAGGTGGCGTCCCGAGGTCTCGATGTGCGCGAAGGCCTGATCGTCAGCGTGCGGGCGGATCGGCGGATCGCCGTCGGCAACCAGGTGATCGCGAACGCGGATTTCGAGCGCGCGCTGGAGCGCGCCGGGGCGTCCGACCGCCCGGTATTCCTCAAAGCCGACCAGGGCGTGCCCTACGGCGTGGTCGTGGACCTGATCGCCCGTCTCCGGCGCACGGGAGTGGCGTCGCTCGGGCTGGTCACCGAGGCGCCGCCGCCGCCGAGGAGGCGATGA